Proteins found in one Pseudomonas mosselii genomic segment:
- a CDS encoding ABC transporter substrate-binding protein — protein sequence MQTYKKFLLAAAATLVMSANAMAAEKLRMGIEAAYPPFNNKDASGQVVGFDKDIGDALCAKMKVECEVVTSDWDGIIPALNAKKFDFIVSSLSITDERKQAVDFTDPYYSNKQQFIAPKNVDFKTDRASLKGKTIGTQRATQAATWLDDNGGMDGEFKVNLYDGQENAYLDLTSGRVDAILADKYANYDWLKSDAGKNYEFKGDPVNESDKVGIAVRKGDNELRNKLNAALKEIVADGTYKKINDKYFPFSIY from the coding sequence ATGCAGACCTACAAGAAGTTCCTCCTGGCAGCTGCTGCCACGCTGGTGATGTCGGCCAATGCCATGGCCGCCGAGAAACTGCGCATGGGTATCGAAGCCGCTTACCCACCGTTCAACAACAAGGATGCCAGCGGCCAGGTCGTCGGCTTCGACAAGGACATCGGCGACGCCCTGTGCGCCAAGATGAAGGTCGAATGCGAAGTGGTCACTTCCGACTGGGACGGCATCATCCCGGCGTTGAACGCCAAGAAGTTCGACTTCATCGTCTCGTCGTTGTCGATCACCGATGAGCGCAAGCAGGCGGTGGACTTCACCGACCCGTACTACTCGAACAAGCAGCAGTTCATCGCGCCGAAGAACGTCGACTTCAAGACCGACCGCGCCTCGCTCAAGGGCAAGACCATCGGTACCCAGCGCGCCACCCAGGCGGCAACCTGGCTGGATGACAACGGCGGCATGGATGGCGAGTTCAAGGTCAACCTCTACGACGGCCAGGAAAACGCCTACCTGGACCTGACCTCCGGCCGTGTCGACGCCATCCTCGCCGACAAGTACGCCAACTACGACTGGCTGAAATCCGACGCCGGCAAGAACTACGAGTTCAAGGGCGATCCGGTCAACGAAAGCGACAAGGTCGGCATCGCCGTGCGCAAGGGCGACAACGAACTTCGCAACAAGCTCAATGCCGCGCTGAAGGAAATCGTCGCCGACGGCACCTACAAGAAGATCAACGACAAGTACTTCCCGTTCAGCATCTATTGA
- a CDS encoding ABC transporter ATP-binding protein, producing the protein MAQATPALEIRNLHKRYGEQEILKGISLTARDGDVISILGSSGSGKSTLLRCINLLENPHQGEILVAGEALKLKAQKNGDLIAADNRQINRLRSEIGFVFQNFNLWPHMSILDNIIEAPRRVLGQSKAEATEHAEALLNKVGIFDKRHSYPAQLSGGQQQRAAIARTLAMKPKVILFDEPTSALDPEMVQEVLNVIRALAEEGRTMLLVTHEMNFARQVSSEVVFLHQGLVEEQGSPQQVFENPTSARCKQFMSSHR; encoded by the coding sequence ATGGCCCAGGCCACGCCCGCGCTGGAAATCCGCAACCTGCACAAACGCTATGGCGAGCAGGAAATTCTCAAGGGCATTTCGCTGACCGCGCGCGACGGTGACGTGATCTCCATCCTCGGCTCATCCGGCTCTGGCAAGTCCACCCTGCTGCGCTGCATCAACCTGCTGGAGAACCCGCACCAGGGCGAAATCCTCGTCGCCGGTGAAGCCCTCAAACTCAAGGCGCAGAAAAACGGCGACCTGATCGCCGCCGACAACCGCCAGATCAACCGCCTGCGCAGCGAAATCGGCTTTGTCTTCCAGAATTTCAACCTGTGGCCGCACATGTCGATCCTCGACAACATCATCGAGGCGCCGCGCCGCGTGCTCGGCCAGAGCAAGGCCGAGGCCACCGAGCACGCCGAGGCGCTGTTGAACAAGGTCGGCATCTTCGACAAGCGCCACAGCTACCCCGCCCAGCTTTCCGGTGGCCAGCAACAGCGTGCCGCCATCGCCCGTACCCTGGCCATGAAACCCAAGGTCATCCTGTTCGACGAGCCAACCTCGGCGCTCGATCCGGAAATGGTCCAGGAAGTGCTTAACGTCATCCGCGCATTGGCCGAAGAAGGCCGTACCATGCTGCTGGTGACGCACGAGATGAACTTTGCCCGCCAGGTGTCCAGTGAAGTGGTCTTCCTGCACCAGGGCCTGGTCGAAGAGCAAGGATCGCCGCAGCAGGTCTTCGAGAACCCGACCTCGGCGCGTTGCAAGCAATTCATGTCCAGCCACCGCTAA
- the gabP gene encoding GABA permease → MSGNNSNDLAQGLKQRHVTMLSIAGVIGAGLFVGSGHAIAAAGPAVLLAYAAAGTLVVLVMRMLGEMAVASPDTGSFSTYADRAIGRWAGFTIGWLYWWFWVLVIPLEANAAAAILHAWFPSVDLWAFSLIITLALTVTNLFSVKNYGEFEFWFALLKVLAIIGFIVVGCAAMFGMVPSSQVSGVSHLFDTQGFMPNGLGAVLAAMLTTMFSFMGTEIVTIAAAESKDPGKQISKATNSVIWRICLFYLVSIFLVVAMVPWNDPALAEKGSYQTVLSLIGVPNAKLIVDIVVLIAVTSCLNSALYTSSRMLFSLSKRGDAPAIAQRTTKAGTPHWAVLLSTAAAFLCVFANFLAPAAVFEFLLASSGAIALLVYLVIAVSQLRMRAQREAKGEKISFKMWMFPGLTWATIAFIIAILVVMGLREDHRAEIIATAILSIGVVAAGLLLHRKRGAAARVALDS, encoded by the coding sequence ATGAGCGGTAACAATTCCAATGACCTCGCTCAGGGGCTCAAGCAACGGCATGTGACCATGCTGTCGATTGCCGGCGTGATCGGCGCCGGCCTGTTCGTCGGCTCCGGCCATGCCATCGCTGCCGCCGGCCCGGCCGTGCTGCTGGCCTACGCCGCCGCTGGTACCCTGGTGGTGCTGGTGATGCGCATGCTCGGCGAAATGGCGGTCGCCTCGCCGGATACCGGTTCCTTCTCCACCTACGCCGACCGCGCCATCGGGCGCTGGGCTGGTTTCACCATTGGCTGGCTGTACTGGTGGTTCTGGGTCCTGGTGATCCCGCTGGAGGCCAACGCCGCCGCGGCCATCCTGCATGCCTGGTTCCCGTCGGTGGACCTGTGGGCCTTCTCCCTGATCATCACCCTGGCGCTGACCGTCACCAACCTGTTCAGCGTGAAGAACTACGGTGAGTTCGAGTTCTGGTTCGCCCTGCTCAAGGTGCTGGCGATCATCGGTTTCATCGTCGTCGGTTGCGCGGCCATGTTCGGCATGGTGCCGAGCAGCCAGGTCAGCGGCGTCAGCCACCTGTTCGATACCCAGGGCTTCATGCCCAACGGCCTGGGCGCGGTGCTGGCAGCGATGCTGACCACCATGTTCTCGTTCATGGGTACCGAGATCGTCACCATTGCCGCCGCCGAGTCGAAAGACCCGGGCAAGCAGATCAGCAAGGCCACCAACTCGGTGATCTGGCGTATCTGCCTGTTCTACCTGGTGTCGATCTTCCTGGTCGTGGCCATGGTGCCGTGGAACGATCCGGCCCTGGCCGAGAAAGGCTCCTACCAGACTGTCCTTAGCCTGATCGGCGTGCCGAATGCCAAGCTGATCGTCGACATCGTCGTGCTGATCGCCGTGACCAGCTGCCTGAACTCGGCGCTGTACACCTCCTCGCGCATGCTGTTCTCCCTGAGCAAGCGTGGCGACGCCCCGGCCATCGCCCAGCGCACCACCAAGGCGGGCACTCCGCACTGGGCCGTGCTGCTGTCCACTGCCGCAGCCTTCCTGTGCGTGTTCGCCAACTTCCTGGCCCCGGCCGCGGTGTTCGAGTTCCTGCTGGCAAGCTCCGGCGCCATCGCCCTGCTGGTGTACCTGGTGATCGCCGTGTCGCAACTGCGCATGCGTGCCCAGCGTGAGGCGAAGGGCGAGAAGATCTCGTTCAAGATGTGGATGTTCCCGGGCCTGACCTGGGCGACCATCGCTTTCATCATCGCCATTCTGGTGGTGATGGGCCTGCGTGAAGACCACCGTGCCGAGATCATCGCCACGGCGATCCTGAGCATTGGCGTGGTGGCGGCTGGCCTGTTGCTGCACCGCAAGCGCGGCGCTGCTGCGCGGGTGGCGCTGGATAGCTGA
- the ppk2 gene encoding polyphosphate kinase 2: MSEESATLLLPAPAEAASSPKPAPRPRRPRQRKPATSTAAQETITQVSQQPAALEVANARKGSNEDSTSARLPANYPYRTRMRRQDYEKAKHDLQIELLKVQNWVKETGQRIVVLFEGRDAAGKGGTIKRFMEHLNPRGARIVALEKPSEQEKGQWYFQRYVQHLPTAGEMVFFDRSWYNRAGVEKVMDFCSPLQYLEFMRQAPELERMLCNSGILLFKFWFSVNREEQLRRFISRRDDPLKHWKLSPIDIKSLDKWEDYTAAKEAMFFHTDTADAPWTVIKSDDKKRARINCIRHFLHSLDYPGKDHSVAHAPDPLLVGRASRGFEEDEPEALVS, encoded by the coding sequence ATGAGCGAAGAATCCGCCACCCTCCTCCTGCCAGCGCCCGCCGAGGCCGCCAGCAGCCCCAAGCCAGCCCCTCGCCCTCGTCGCCCACGCCAGCGCAAGCCGGCCACCAGCACCGCCGCGCAAGAGACCATTACCCAGGTCAGCCAGCAGCCCGCCGCCCTGGAAGTGGCGAACGCTCGCAAAGGCAGCAACGAAGACAGCACCTCCGCTCGCCTACCGGCCAACTACCCCTACCGCACGCGCATGCGCCGCCAGGACTATGAGAAGGCCAAGCATGACCTGCAGATCGAGCTGCTCAAGGTACAGAACTGGGTGAAGGAAACCGGCCAGCGCATCGTCGTGCTGTTCGAGGGCCGTGACGCCGCCGGCAAGGGCGGCACCATCAAGCGCTTCATGGAGCACCTGAACCCGCGCGGCGCGCGCATCGTCGCGCTGGAGAAGCCCTCCGAGCAGGAGAAGGGGCAGTGGTACTTCCAGCGCTACGTCCAGCACCTGCCCACAGCCGGCGAAATGGTGTTCTTCGACCGCTCCTGGTACAACCGCGCCGGGGTCGAGAAGGTCATGGACTTCTGCTCGCCCCTGCAGTACCTGGAATTCATGCGCCAAGCGCCGGAGCTGGAGCGCATGCTGTGCAACAGCGGCATCCTGCTGTTCAAGTTCTGGTTCTCGGTGAACCGCGAGGAGCAGTTGCGCCGCTTCATTTCACGCCGTGACGATCCGCTCAAGCACTGGAAGCTGTCGCCCATCGACATCAAGTCGCTGGACAAGTGGGAGGACTACACCGCGGCCAAGGAAGCGATGTTCTTCCACACCGACACCGCCGATGCACCGTGGACGGTGATCAAGTCGGACGACAAGAAGCGGGCGCGGATCAACTGCATTCGCCACTTCCTGCATTCGCTGGATTATCCGGGTAAGGATCACAGCGTGGCGCATGCGCCGGATCCGTTGCTGGTCGGGCGGGCTTCGCGGGGCTTCGAGGAGGATGAGCCGGAGGCGCTAGTCAGTTAA
- a CDS encoding oxidative damage protection protein: MTRTVKCRKYNEELPGLDRPPYPGAKGQDIFEHISQKAWKEWQDHQTMLINEKRLNMMNAEDRKFIQAEMDKFFAGEDYAQAEGYVPPSN, from the coding sequence ATGACCCGCACCGTGAAGTGCCGCAAGTACAACGAAGAACTCCCAGGCCTCGACCGCCCGCCCTACCCGGGCGCCAAGGGCCAGGACATCTTCGAGCACATCTCGCAGAAAGCCTGGAAGGAGTGGCAGGACCACCAGACCATGCTGATCAACGAAAAGCGCCTGAACATGATGAATGCCGAAGACCGCAAATTCATCCAGGCCGAGATGGACAAGTTCTTCGCCGGCGAGGATTACGCCCAGGCCGAAGGCTACGTTCCGCCCTCGAATTGA